The following coding sequences are from one Streptomyces sp. NBC_01485 window:
- a CDS encoding phosphopantetheine-binding protein, which translates to MTTASHATLDEIIELIKEVKPGIADQAVTADQSVVEDLGLDSLDLLQLSRRINRQFGAEFDLDSWNAEADDHRRSVASIAAAVAAGNHA; encoded by the coding sequence ATGACGACCGCTTCCCACGCCACCCTCGACGAGATCATCGAGCTGATAAAGGAGGTCAAGCCGGGGATCGCCGACCAGGCTGTCACCGCCGACCAGTCCGTCGTCGAGGACCTGGGCCTCGACTCCCTCGACCTGCTCCAGCTCTCCCGGCGTATCAACCGCCAGTTCGGCGCCGAATTCGACCTCGACAGCTGGAACGCCGAGGCCGACGACCACCGCCGCAGCGTCGCCTCCATCGCCGCCGCCGTCGCGGCCGGCAACCATGCCTGA
- a CDS encoding 3-oxoacyl-ACP reductase family protein — MPEAAAKGASATGAAVPGAAPAGAAGAGAPTTPRVALVTGGSRGIGAAIAHRLAADGLTVHLVCRSARDAGLRVVKEIEESGGRAVLHQADVGVEADVADLVERVTAQEGALHVLVNNAAVIDDQLLVVTRTARWENVLRTNLTGPFLTSREVLPVMLDQGWGRIINISSNSARTPGPGQSAYAASKGGIESLTRALAVEVGRKGIRVNCVAPGKVRTEMTSAVADKLGSDGDGTRWGLPEDISGLVAFLAGDEADYIQGQTFTVDGGRMVMRSPGTGRRPRR; from the coding sequence GTGCCCGAAGCCGCCGCGAAGGGGGCCAGCGCGACCGGGGCCGCCGTGCCGGGGGCCGCCCCGGCCGGGGCGGCCGGCGCCGGGGCACCCACGACCCCCCGGGTCGCGCTGGTCACCGGCGGCTCGCGCGGGATCGGCGCCGCCATCGCCCACCGCCTCGCCGCCGACGGCCTCACCGTGCACCTGGTGTGCCGCAGCGCGCGGGACGCCGGACTGCGGGTCGTCAAGGAGATCGAGGAGTCCGGCGGCCGGGCGGTCCTGCACCAGGCCGACGTCGGCGTCGAGGCCGACGTGGCGGACCTGGTGGAACGGGTCACCGCACAGGAGGGCGCACTGCACGTCCTCGTCAACAACGCCGCCGTCATCGACGACCAACTGCTCGTGGTGACCCGTACCGCCCGTTGGGAGAACGTGCTGCGGACCAACCTCACCGGCCCGTTCCTCACCAGCCGCGAGGTCCTGCCCGTCATGCTCGACCAGGGCTGGGGACGCATCATCAACATCTCCTCCAACTCGGCCCGCACCCCGGGCCCCGGCCAGAGCGCCTACGCCGCGTCCAAGGGCGGTATCGAGTCGCTCACCCGCGCCCTCGCGGTCGAGGTCGGCCGCAAGGGCATCCGCGTCAACTGCGTGGCGCCCGGCAAGGTCCGTACCGAGATGACCTCGGCCGTCGCCGACAAGCTCGGCTCCGACGGGGACGGCACCCGCTGGGGACTGCCCGAGGACATCAGCGGACTGGTCGCCTTCCTCGCCGGCGACGAGGCCGACTACATCCAGGGCCAGACCTTCACCGTCGACGGCGGACGCATGGTCATGCGCAGCCCCGGCACCGGCCGCCGCCCACGCCGATGA
- a CDS encoding MaoC family dehydratase codes for MGAVKYWEDLAQAPVRRFGPVVFDEALLDQLLDLMGEKHPVHDSDSFAHGTDRRRRIVPGGFIHSITSGWVVQHGSPAAIVGMRRMGWDFVRPLYPDTPFWFTTATDRATPIDDRLGLIDTTRRVFDEHDRTYAIGRMSVVLLRHAAVPAAEAATPTAIPTGRAQ; via the coding sequence GTGGGGGCCGTGAAGTACTGGGAGGACCTGGCGCAGGCGCCCGTACGGCGGTTCGGACCCGTGGTGTTCGACGAGGCGCTGCTCGATCAACTGCTGGACCTGATGGGCGAGAAGCACCCCGTGCACGACAGCGACTCGTTCGCGCACGGCACCGACCGCCGGCGGCGCATCGTGCCCGGCGGATTCATCCACTCGATCACCTCCGGCTGGGTGGTCCAGCACGGCTCGCCCGCCGCGATCGTCGGGATGCGGCGGATGGGCTGGGACTTCGTACGGCCGCTCTACCCCGACACCCCGTTCTGGTTCACCACCGCCACCGACCGGGCCACCCCGATCGACGACCGGCTCGGCCTGATCGACACCACCCGCCGGGTCTTCGACGAACACGACCGGACCTACGCCATCGGACGGATGAGCGTGGTGCTGCTGCGCCACGCCGCCGTTCCCGCGGCCGAGGCGGCGACGCCGACCGCAATCCCGACCGGAAGGGCTCAGTGA
- a CDS encoding SDR family NAD(P)-dependent oxidoreductase: MDSQYQPLKGKVALVTGGSRGIGEGISRKLASWGATLAINYVDREGPAKELAAELADQGTEVSLHRADLSDPAQIQNLIDEIGAVHDDLHILIQNAAATKFSRLEDATLGDWQFVQDTNSRATWLLAKYALPLMKNRPGARFITITNSTTTRIIPRAGLFAAAKAGLESLTDYLSYELAPYGIVANCVRPGLVQTGVFKVRPDFAHGVKKELSVSPWDGDRMTTPENSGDVVALLCLPEADWVAGQTITVDGGYRLWGGISGGGRRAE, translated from the coding sequence ATGGACAGTCAGTACCAGCCGCTCAAGGGCAAGGTGGCCCTGGTCACCGGCGGCTCGCGCGGCATCGGCGAGGGCATCAGCCGCAAGCTCGCTTCCTGGGGCGCCACCCTCGCGATCAACTACGTCGACCGGGAGGGCCCGGCGAAGGAGCTCGCCGCCGAACTCGCCGACCAGGGCACCGAGGTGTCGCTGCACCGCGCCGACCTCAGCGACCCCGCGCAGATCCAGAACCTGATCGACGAGATCGGCGCCGTCCACGACGACCTGCACATCCTGATCCAGAACGCCGCCGCCACCAAGTTCAGCCGGCTGGAGGACGCCACCCTCGGCGACTGGCAGTTCGTGCAGGACACCAACTCCCGTGCCACCTGGCTGCTCGCCAAGTACGCGCTGCCGCTGATGAAGAACCGCCCCGGCGCCCGCTTCATCACCATCACCAACTCCACCACCACCCGCATCATCCCCCGGGCCGGCCTGTTCGCCGCCGCCAAGGCGGGCCTGGAGTCCCTGACCGACTACCTCTCCTACGAACTCGCCCCCTACGGAATCGTCGCCAACTGCGTCCGCCCCGGCCTGGTGCAGACCGGCGTGTTCAAGGTGCGCCCCGACTTCGCGCACGGCGTCAAGAAGGAACTGTCGGTGTCCCCGTGGGACGGCGACAGGATGACCACCCCGGAGAACAGCGGTGACGTGGTCGCCCTGCTCTGCCTGCCGGAGGCCGACTGGGTCGCCGGGCAGACCATCACCGTCGACGGCGGCTACCGCCTGTGGGGCGGCATCAGCGGTGGAGGCCGGCGTGCCGAGTGA
- a CDS encoding beta-ketoacyl synthase N-terminal-like domain-containing protein, which translates to MPSDRGPDDAPGRTPYDASAGIVVTGTGVISPAGLGAARLWEAMAAGKTFFGTGDHDGPAPALPWPTAAVDTSEIGWPQGTVWANAGKYANQSARWAVAVAGQALEQAGITGDTEDVRGGTVMAVGSSGDELSEVMPRLASRFRDDPRPLAKFLHDEVPDYSYIRGIPSQLGQFVCLASGFRGSNVAAYGESAAGGTGALALAVRLLEDGELDRVLVVGVAGPLSTTSLAAFDAHEAFGTRATAGAGPFGTGRAGTLPGQGAAAVLLERADRARGVPLARFLGCEVLAARDPQSASEYAVDAVLADAPPPDAWWAHGAGSRTLDAVEARTVTTRAGTLPVTGSKGTIGNAFECAALLDTALAVESLARRELPPVGLLDRPDPALGALDPVLGGPRPLGDGTTVLLTAFNQGRGAAAAGAALIAAVAGTDGTGTAEAEGEAPA; encoded by the coding sequence GTGCCGAGTGACCGCGGCCCGGACGACGCCCCGGGCCGTACCCCCTACGACGCCTCCGCCGGGATCGTCGTCACCGGCACCGGAGTGATCTCCCCGGCGGGCCTCGGCGCGGCCCGTCTGTGGGAGGCGATGGCGGCCGGCAAGACCTTCTTCGGCACCGGTGACCACGACGGGCCGGCCCCCGCGCTGCCCTGGCCGACGGCCGCCGTCGACACCTCCGAGATCGGCTGGCCGCAGGGCACCGTCTGGGCCAACGCGGGCAAGTACGCCAATCAGTCCGCCCGTTGGGCCGTCGCGGTGGCCGGGCAGGCGCTGGAACAGGCCGGGATCACGGGGGACACCGAGGACGTGCGCGGCGGCACCGTGATGGCCGTCGGCAGCAGCGGCGACGAACTCAGTGAGGTCATGCCCCGGCTCGCCTCCCGCTTCCGCGACGACCCCCGCCCGCTCGCCAAGTTCCTCCATGACGAGGTCCCCGACTACTCCTACATCCGCGGCATCCCCTCCCAGCTCGGCCAGTTCGTCTGCCTCGCCAGCGGCTTCCGCGGCTCCAACGTCGCCGCCTACGGCGAGTCCGCCGCGGGCGGCACCGGCGCGCTCGCCCTCGCGGTACGGCTGCTGGAGGACGGCGAACTCGACCGGGTCCTGGTGGTCGGCGTGGCCGGCCCGCTGTCCACGACCTCACTGGCCGCCTTCGACGCTCACGAGGCGTTCGGCACCCGCGCCACCGCCGGTGCCGGCCCCTTCGGCACCGGCCGCGCCGGCACCCTCCCCGGCCAGGGCGCCGCCGCCGTGCTGCTGGAACGCGCCGACCGGGCACGGGGCGTACCGCTCGCCCGGTTCCTCGGCTGCGAGGTGCTGGCCGCCCGCGACCCGCAGAGCGCGTCCGAGTACGCGGTCGACGCGGTCCTCGCCGACGCCCCGCCGCCCGACGCCTGGTGGGCGCACGGCGCCGGCTCCCGCACCCTGGACGCCGTCGAGGCCCGTACGGTCACCACACGGGCCGGCACCCTGCCGGTCACCGGCTCCAAGGGCACCATCGGCAACGCGTTCGAGTGCGCGGCGCTCCTCGACACCGCCCTCGCGGTGGAGAGCCTGGCCCGCCGCGAACTCCCCCCGGTCGGCCTGCTCGACCGCCCCGACCCGGCACTGGGCGCGCTCGACCCGGTCCTCGGCGGACCCCGCCCGCTGGGGGACGGTACGACCGTCCTGCTCACCGCCTTCAACCAGGGGCGCGGCGCGGCGGCGGCGGGGGCGGCGCTGATCGCGGCGGTGGCCGGCACCGACGGGACAGGCACCGCAGAAGCAGAGGGAGAGGCACCCGCATGA
- a CDS encoding beta-ketoacyl-[acyl-carrier-protein] synthase family protein, which translates to MSFPSHENPGTEDPLDRPDDIVITGLGVVTPIGGDVETFWSANLEGRSGIVLEERMDTRGLPCGWTAGLIPDDVKDKVRAGHGALDRSWGDTLMHACVEQALADADFAGRPPADGPAALVYARVWPGPTGSFPQDYVTHMADLADRYDAVGNDAVGILERLRGRRLSLETQDLSAFPREIAERLGTAVLPVRLEATCSGGLRAIAEAARLLRSGRAEYAVVSAAVSRNTPYVLSQYGQLMALSRWKGDPGQASMPFDKRRTGMVINESAGALVLETAAHAARRGMTRPHAVIGGWGLAVDTAHMTAPRVEMIERVMHTALAEAGAEPDDVDSVNAHGTSTRLNDVTEARALHQVFGERMAEIDVCAVKSLTGHGSAASGVVETAVAALTLCRGVVPPVVTCTEPDPACGVKTSLTPVRRPVAAVLKNSFGFGGQYASMLFRRPATPRPAPGQAPSHEPQPA; encoded by the coding sequence ATGAGTTTCCCGAGTCACGAGAACCCCGGCACCGAGGATCCCCTGGACCGTCCCGACGACATCGTCATCACCGGCCTGGGCGTGGTCACCCCCATCGGCGGCGACGTCGAGACCTTCTGGTCGGCCAACCTGGAGGGCCGCTCCGGGATCGTCCTGGAGGAACGGATGGACACCCGGGGCCTGCCCTGCGGCTGGACCGCCGGACTCATCCCGGACGACGTCAAGGACAAGGTCCGGGCCGGGCACGGCGCCCTCGACCGCTCCTGGGGCGACACCCTGATGCACGCCTGCGTCGAACAGGCCCTCGCCGACGCCGACTTCGCCGGCCGGCCGCCCGCCGACGGCCCGGCAGCCCTGGTCTACGCCCGGGTCTGGCCCGGCCCCACCGGCTCCTTCCCCCAGGACTACGTCACCCATATGGCGGACCTCGCCGACCGCTACGACGCCGTCGGCAACGACGCCGTCGGCATTCTCGAACGCCTCCGCGGCAGGCGTCTCTCCCTGGAGACCCAGGACCTGTCCGCCTTCCCCCGCGAGATCGCCGAACGCCTCGGCACCGCCGTCCTCCCGGTCCGGCTGGAGGCCACCTGCTCCGGCGGCCTGCGCGCCATCGCCGAGGCGGCCCGGCTGCTTCGCTCGGGCCGTGCCGAGTACGCGGTCGTCTCAGCCGCCGTGTCCCGTAACACCCCCTATGTGCTCTCCCAGTACGGGCAGTTGATGGCGCTGTCCCGCTGGAAGGGCGACCCGGGGCAGGCGTCCATGCCGTTCGACAAGCGCCGTACCGGCATGGTCATCAACGAGTCGGCGGGCGCCCTCGTCCTGGAGACCGCCGCGCACGCCGCCCGGCGCGGCATGACCCGTCCGCACGCCGTGATCGGCGGCTGGGGCCTCGCCGTGGACACCGCCCATATGACCGCGCCCCGGGTCGAGATGATCGAACGGGTCATGCACACCGCCCTCGCCGAGGCCGGGGCGGAGCCCGACGACGTCGACTCGGTCAACGCGCACGGCACCTCCACCCGCCTCAACGACGTCACCGAGGCCCGCGCCCTGCACCAGGTGTTCGGCGAGCGCATGGCCGAGATCGACGTCTGCGCCGTCAAGTCGCTCACCGGGCACGGCTCGGCGGCCTCCGGCGTGGTGGAGACCGCGGTCGCCGCGCTGACCCTGTGCCGGGGCGTCGTACCGCCGGTGGTGACCTGCACGGAACCCGACCCGGCGTGCGGGGTCAAGACCTCGCTCACCCCGGTACGGCGCCCGGTCGCCGCGGTGCTGAAGAACTCCTTCGGCTTCGGCGGCCAGTACGCGTCGATGCTGTTCCGCCGGCCCGCGACGCCCCGCCCGGCGCCCGGGCAGGCACCGTCGCACGAGCCCCAGCCGGCATGA
- a CDS encoding alpha/beta hydrolase — protein sequence MSAAAVDRLDHEEIEPAGRHLATVVWLHGIGQVPGDLAEVAGRLRLAEAGVRGVFPRAPVTAPSLLTGLPVTCWFPQSVLAIDRIDTEGLHAVRRPLAALLTGEAERIGADRVLLAGFSQGATVALTLALSHPEPLAGAALYAPYLPPDLPALLDGGRPHPANAGLPVWIGHGARDWVVPESSGESLRDLLRSWGHPVTWQRYADGHEPFAGVRASLPAFLTKALDTPVPHVPGPPRLPPSRRPGLD from the coding sequence ATGAGCGCCGCGGCCGTGGACCGGCTGGACCACGAGGAGATCGAACCGGCCGGGCGCCACCTCGCCACCGTGGTGTGGCTGCACGGCATCGGCCAGGTCCCCGGCGACCTGGCCGAGGTGGCCGGCCGGCTGCGGCTCGCGGAGGCGGGCGTGCGCGGGGTCTTCCCGCGAGCGCCCGTCACCGCGCCCAGCCTCCTCACCGGACTCCCGGTGACCTGCTGGTTCCCCCAGAGCGTGCTGGCGATCGACCGTATCGACACCGAGGGCCTGCACGCGGTACGCCGCCCGCTCGCCGCCCTGCTCACCGGGGAGGCCGAGCGGATCGGCGCGGACCGGGTCCTGCTCGCCGGCTTCTCCCAGGGCGCCACCGTCGCCCTCACCCTCGCGCTGTCCCACCCCGAGCCCCTGGCGGGCGCCGCCCTGTACGCCCCCTACCTGCCCCCCGACCTGCCCGCACTGCTCGACGGAGGGCGCCCGCACCCGGCCAACGCCGGGCTCCCGGTGTGGATCGGGCACGGGGCGCGGGACTGGGTCGTCCCGGAGAGCAGCGGCGAGAGCCTGCGCGACCTCCTCCGCTCCTGGGGCCACCCGGTGACCTGGCAGCGCTACGCCGACGGCCACGAACCCTTCGCGGGGGTACGGGCCTCACTGCCGGCCTTCCTCACCAAAGCCCTCGACACCCCCGTACCACACGTCCCGGGCCCGCCCCGTCTCCCCCCGAGCCGCCGGCCCGGACTGGACTGA
- a CDS encoding ACP S-malonyltransferase: MPSTKPSTTADPVSGRVPVPGAVVPATALLFPGQGAQRPGMGEPWRDTAHWKVVDQLSEACDRDLGRLLLHADAAELTRTDNAQIATFTLEMVILDALDTAVGGARPAVCAGHSLGEFAALTAAGVLTLEDAGRLVSERGAAMAEAARRVPGTMAVLVGPGVAAHAERLAARLRAGAEAQIWVANLNGPAQVVVSGTADAVAALAEEAEAAGTRAVRIPVGGAFHTPLMAAARPRLAAAVSAVALHPAHCPVIANVDARAHRSDPERWRDLMLRHLVMPVRWAGSMRTLAAVARGPLRLAELGPGSTLSGLARRLLPPEVPVRSVATPDQLAALVSDWWPADAA, from the coding sequence ATGCCGTCGACCAAGCCGTCGACCACGGCTGATCCTGTATCCGGGCGGGTGCCGGTGCCGGGGGCGGTGGTCCCCGCGACCGCCCTCCTCTTCCCCGGCCAGGGTGCCCAGCGGCCCGGGATGGGCGAGCCGTGGCGGGACACCGCGCACTGGAAGGTGGTCGACCAGCTGTCCGAGGCCTGCGACCGCGACCTCGGCCGGCTGCTGCTGCACGCCGACGCCGCCGAACTGACCCGGACGGACAACGCCCAGATCGCCACGTTCACCCTGGAGATGGTGATCCTCGACGCGCTCGACACGGCCGTCGGCGGTGCCCGGCCGGCCGTGTGCGCCGGGCACAGCCTGGGCGAGTTCGCCGCGCTGACCGCCGCCGGGGTGCTCACCCTGGAGGACGCCGGCCGGCTGGTCTCCGAACGCGGCGCCGCTATGGCGGAGGCGGCCCGCCGGGTGCCCGGAACCATGGCCGTGCTGGTCGGACCCGGTGTCGCCGCCCACGCCGAGCGGCTCGCCGCCCGGCTGCGGGCCGGTGCCGAGGCGCAGATCTGGGTCGCCAACCTCAACGGCCCCGCCCAGGTCGTGGTCTCCGGCACCGCCGACGCCGTCGCCGCGCTGGCCGAGGAGGCGGAGGCGGCGGGCACGCGGGCGGTCCGCATCCCGGTCGGCGGGGCCTTCCACACCCCGCTGATGGCGGCGGCACGCCCCCGCCTCGCCGCCGCTGTCTCCGCCGTCGCGCTGCACCCCGCGCACTGCCCGGTGATCGCCAACGTAGACGCCCGCGCTCACCGGAGCGACCCCGAACGCTGGCGGGACCTGATGCTGCGGCACCTGGTCATGCCAGTGCGCTGGGCGGGCTCGATGCGCACCCTCGCCGCGGTGGCCCGGGGCCCGCTGCGGCTGGCCGAACTCGGTCCCGGCAGCACGCTCAGCGGACTCGCCCGCCGCCTGCTGCCCCCGGAGGTGCCAGTCCGTTCGGTCGCCACCCCGGACCAGTTGGCGGCCCTGGTATCCGACTGGTGGCCGGCGGACGCAGCCTGA
- a CDS encoding sigma-70 family RNA polymerase sigma factor: MTAGHAGHAGHTGHTGHTGDAGHDKADRHRRSQDSVKAERHRAPHGAGRAKRVGKAAAADASTTALALAARGGDAVAVEGFVRALHRDVVRYVAHLSADPQAADDLAQDTFLRALSGLHRFEGRSSARTWLLSIARRAVMDSHRSAAARPRLSDAADWQTAVELAQPRGLPGFDDGVVLRDLLAALPEDRREAFVLTQMLGLPYAEAAAVSGVPVGTVRSRVARARATLAALLAEAGEDGGEDAGGESVSAGPAGPVARRSSSAGPGRGRPGRG, translated from the coding sequence ATGACCGCAGGGCACGCAGGGCACGCAGGGCACACAGGGCACACAGGGCACACAGGGGATGCAGGGCACGACAAGGCCGACAGGCACCGCAGGTCGCAGGACAGCGTCAAGGCCGAGAGGCACCGGGCGCCGCACGGCGCGGGACGCGCGAAGCGGGTCGGTAAGGCGGCAGCGGCCGACGCGTCGACGACCGCGCTGGCGCTGGCAGCACGCGGCGGGGACGCGGTGGCCGTGGAAGGGTTCGTGCGCGCCCTGCACCGGGACGTGGTGCGGTACGTCGCCCATCTCAGCGCCGATCCGCAGGCGGCGGACGATCTGGCGCAGGACACGTTCCTGCGGGCGCTCAGCGGTCTGCACCGGTTCGAGGGGCGTTCCTCGGCGCGGACGTGGCTGCTGTCCATCGCACGCCGGGCGGTGATGGACAGTCACCGGTCCGCCGCCGCCCGGCCGCGTCTGTCGGACGCGGCCGACTGGCAGACCGCCGTCGAACTGGCCCAGCCGCGCGGGCTGCCCGGCTTCGACGACGGTGTCGTCCTGCGGGATCTGCTGGCCGCGCTGCCCGAGGACCGGCGGGAGGCGTTCGTGCTGACCCAGATGCTGGGCCTGCCCTACGCGGAGGCGGCCGCGGTGAGCGGCGTCCCGGTCGGCACCGTCCGCTCACGCGTGGCCCGCGCCCGCGCCACCCTGGCCGCCCTGCTCGCCGAGGCGGGAGAGGACGGGGGAGAGGACGCGGGAGGGGAGTCGGTCAGCGCGGGCCCCGCAGGCCCCGTAGCTCGTCGATCTTCATCAGCCGGGCCAGGCCGAGGTAGACCAGGCCGAGGGTGA
- the murJ gene encoding murein biosynthesis integral membrane protein MurJ, with protein MALGTVVSRATGLIRQVLQAAALGTGLLATTYNTANTVPTSLYTLLIGGALNAVLVPQLVRARATHPDGGRAYEQRLVTLVVSVLAVGTVLAVWAAPQIVSVYLRDTPDNHDAYRLTVVFARFLLPQIFFYGLFNIYGQVLNARERFGAMMWTPVLNNVVLLGMFGVYLGLMTVPTQVADITDAQVRLLGVGTTVGIAVQALALVPFARAAGFRFRPRFDWRGSGLGSGVHAAKWTLLLVLTNLVSLTVVTNYANAVDQRLPTSGAGYTAYTYAQTIWMLPQSVVTVSLVTALLPRMSRAVAEGRIADVRADLSRGLRVSGVVIVPAAFLFLALGPHLSTLLFAHGAADAASAQPLGHMLQAFGLGLIPFSAQYVLLRGFYAFEDTRTPFFMAVWIAAVNIVLATACHLLLPDRWAVTGMAGAYTVSYLAGLALTARLLRRRTGGRLDDGALRRTYTKLTAAAGLAALLGWAADRACAATLGDGTLPTATALAAGILTLGLVYLGLARLMKIDELRGLRGPR; from the coding sequence ATGGCGCTGGGCACGGTGGTGTCCCGGGCCACGGGCCTGATCCGGCAGGTGCTCCAGGCGGCGGCCCTGGGCACCGGCCTGCTGGCCACCACGTACAACACGGCGAACACCGTGCCGACCAGCCTGTACACCCTGCTCATAGGCGGCGCGCTGAACGCCGTGCTGGTGCCGCAGCTGGTACGGGCGCGGGCCACCCACCCGGACGGCGGCCGGGCCTACGAGCAGCGGCTCGTCACCCTGGTCGTGTCCGTCCTCGCCGTGGGCACCGTGCTGGCGGTGTGGGCGGCCCCGCAGATCGTATCGGTGTACCTGCGCGACACCCCGGACAACCACGACGCGTACCGCCTCACCGTGGTCTTCGCGCGCTTCCTGCTCCCGCAGATCTTCTTCTACGGCCTGTTCAACATCTACGGCCAAGTCCTCAACGCCCGCGAGCGGTTCGGCGCGATGATGTGGACGCCGGTCCTCAACAACGTCGTCCTGCTGGGCATGTTCGGCGTCTATCTCGGCCTGATGACCGTGCCGACGCAGGTCGCGGACATCACCGACGCCCAGGTGCGCCTGCTGGGAGTCGGGACGACCGTGGGCATCGCGGTGCAGGCCCTCGCGCTGGTCCCGTTCGCGCGGGCCGCCGGGTTCCGTTTCCGCCCGCGGTTCGACTGGCGCGGCTCGGGCCTGGGTTCCGGTGTCCACGCCGCCAAGTGGACCCTGCTGCTGGTGCTGACGAACCTGGTGTCGCTGACGGTGGTCACCAACTACGCGAACGCGGTCGACCAGAGACTGCCTACCTCCGGCGCGGGCTACACGGCGTACACGTACGCGCAGACCATCTGGATGCTGCCGCAGTCGGTGGTCACCGTCTCCCTGGTGACGGCGCTGCTGCCCCGGATGAGCCGTGCCGTGGCCGAGGGGCGGATCGCGGACGTGCGCGCGGACCTGTCGCGCGGGCTGCGGGTGAGCGGGGTCGTGATCGTCCCGGCCGCGTTCCTGTTCCTGGCGCTCGGTCCGCACCTCTCCACGCTCCTGTTCGCGCACGGCGCGGCCGACGCGGCCTCGGCGCAGCCGCTCGGGCACATGCTCCAGGCGTTCGGGCTCGGCCTGATCCCGTTCTCCGCGCAGTACGTGTTGCTGCGCGGCTTCTACGCCTTCGAGGACACCCGCACCCCGTTCTTCATGGCGGTCTGGATCGCGGCGGTCAACATCGTCCTGGCCACCGCCTGCCATCTGCTGCTGCCCGACCGCTGGGCGGTCACCGGTATGGCCGGGGCCTACACCGTGTCCTACCTGGCCGGACTCGCCCTCACCGCACGGCTCCTGCGCAGACGGACCGGCGGCCGGCTGGACGACGGCGCGCTGCGGCGCACGTACACGAAGCTGACCGCCGCGGCGGGCCTGGCCGCCCTCTTGGGCTGGGCGGCCGACCGGGCCTGCGCGGCCACGCTCGGCGACGGCACCCTGCCGACGGCGACGGCCCTGGCGGCCGGCATCCTCACCCTCGGCCTGGTCTACCTCGGCCTGGCCCGGCTGATGAAGATCGACGAGCTACGGGGCCTGCGGGGCCCGCGCTGA
- a CDS encoding (2Fe-2S) ferredoxin domain-containing protein: MVPAQRPPAQRALIGAAGSRPCTLVVCRGCCCGDVRKHPGFDHAWQLERLRAAAAASGGGFQVRTTDCLGPCDQANVIVVQPSATGRRAGGRATWVGFAMDDDCTEEILTWAAAGGPGLATPPVTLELQFIKPPTPARKGRVGTRRS, from the coding sequence ATGGTTCCCGCTCAGCGACCACCCGCCCAGCGAGCACTGATCGGAGCCGCGGGAAGCCGCCCCTGCACCCTGGTGGTGTGCAGGGGCTGCTGCTGCGGCGACGTGCGCAAACACCCCGGCTTCGACCACGCCTGGCAACTGGAACGGCTGCGCGCCGCCGCGGCCGCTTCGGGCGGCGGCTTCCAGGTCCGTACGACGGACTGCCTCGGCCCCTGCGACCAGGCGAACGTCATCGTCGTCCAGCCCTCGGCCACCGGCCGCCGGGCGGGCGGCCGGGCCACCTGGGTCGGCTTCGCCATGGACGACGACTGCACCGAGGAGATCCTGACCTGGGCGGCGGCGGGCGGCCCCGGCCTGGCCACACCGCCGGTGACCCTGGAACTCCAGTTCATCAAGCCGCCAACTCCCGCCCGCAAGGGCCGGGTTGGGACCCGCCGATCTTGA
- a CDS encoding NUDIX hydrolase family protein — MSDLTETTPGWLSSDELEMARARMPILYVEAVPVRVDDSGEVTSIGLLLRIGPDGNVNRTLVSGRVLHHERVRDALLRHLEKDLGPVALPRVPTSLQPFTVAEYFPTHGMTPYHDPRQHAVSLAYIVPVTGDCRPRQDALDLVWFSPEEAASPAVQSEMPGGHGFLLRQALAHVGLSAS; from the coding sequence ATGTCTGACTTGACCGAAACAACGCCGGGTTGGCTGAGCTCCGACGAGCTCGAGATGGCGCGCGCCCGTATGCCGATCCTGTACGTCGAGGCCGTGCCCGTGCGCGTCGACGACAGCGGCGAAGTCACCAGCATCGGCCTCCTGCTGCGGATCGGACCGGACGGCAATGTCAACCGCACCCTGGTCTCCGGCCGGGTCCTGCACCACGAGCGCGTCCGGGACGCCCTGCTGCGCCACCTGGAGAAGGACCTCGGCCCGGTGGCGCTGCCCCGGGTGCCGACCTCGCTCCAGCCGTTCACGGTGGCCGAGTACTTCCCGACGCACGGCATGACCCCGTACCACGACCCCCGGCAGCACGCGGTGTCGCTGGCCTACATCGTGCCGGTGACCGGCGACTGCCGCCCCCGGCAGGACGCGCTGGACCTGGTGTGGTTCAGCCCGGAGGAGGCCGCGTCGCCGGCGGTACAGAGCGAGATGCCGGGCGGGCACGGGTTCCTGCTCCGGCAGGCCCTGGCCCACGTGGGCCTCTCGGCCTCCTGA